A region from the Halosolutus gelatinilyticus genome encodes:
- a CDS encoding iron-containing alcohol dehydrogenase family protein — protein sequence MSRPDGFRFEYDPGTLRFGSGSVGDLADELDRRGLDRALVVCGSTVGTSPEVIGPVTEGLGDRLAGVFAETTPAKRLATAFDGLAAMEDRGADVLVALGGGSSLDVAKVVSALAADDRDPDAVGREFQDRGTISIPDGELPPIVAIPTTLAGADLSTGAGVTASPDSGLVDEPAGGGVGDPRLMPSAIVYDPALVATTPKRILAASAMNGFDKGIETLYAANATPVTDATAVRGLGLLRNGLRRLGEEDPAEDVLEPVLEGTMLVQYGIARPGETTLSIIHAFGHGLTRSYDVQQGAAHGVVAPHVLRYLFDQVDGRRDLLADALGVDGETDRDGAADREALDDRAEAIVEAVADVRDALDLPARLRDVDGSEPDEFPAVADAILADSFMANAPSGLEPTRAEIETVLEAAY from the coding sequence GTGAGTAGACCCGACGGCTTCCGATTCGAGTACGACCCCGGTACCCTCCGGTTCGGCTCCGGGAGCGTCGGCGACCTCGCCGACGAACTCGATCGACGGGGTCTCGATCGGGCGCTCGTCGTCTGCGGGTCGACGGTCGGGACCTCCCCCGAGGTGATCGGCCCCGTCACCGAGGGCCTGGGCGATCGACTCGCGGGCGTCTTCGCGGAGACGACACCCGCGAAACGCCTCGCCACGGCGTTCGACGGACTCGCGGCGATGGAAGACCGCGGCGCCGACGTCCTCGTCGCCCTCGGCGGCGGCAGCAGCCTCGACGTCGCGAAGGTCGTAAGCGCGCTCGCGGCCGACGATCGCGATCCCGACGCGGTCGGTCGGGAGTTCCAGGATCGAGGAACGATCTCGATCCCTGACGGCGAACTGCCGCCGATCGTGGCGATCCCGACGACGCTGGCCGGCGCCGACCTCTCGACCGGCGCGGGCGTCACCGCCTCGCCCGACTCCGGTCTCGTCGACGAGCCGGCGGGCGGCGGCGTCGGCGATCCGCGACTGATGCCGAGCGCGATCGTCTACGATCCCGCGCTCGTCGCGACCACGCCGAAGCGGATCCTCGCCGCGTCGGCGATGAACGGCTTCGACAAGGGGATCGAGACGCTCTACGCGGCGAACGCGACGCCGGTCACGGACGCGACCGCCGTGCGCGGCCTGGGTCTCCTGCGGAATGGCCTCCGGCGACTCGGCGAGGAGGACCCCGCGGAGGACGTGCTCGAACCCGTTCTCGAGGGGACGATGCTCGTCCAGTACGGAATCGCCAGACCCGGCGAGACGACGCTGTCGATCATCCACGCGTTCGGACACGGCCTGACCCGATCGTACGACGTCCAGCAGGGCGCGGCCCATGGCGTCGTCGCACCGCACGTCCTGCGCTACCTATTCGATCAGGTCGACGGCCGGCGCGATCTGCTCGCGGACGCGCTTGGCGTCGACGGTGAAACCGATCGCGATGGCGCGGCTGATCGCGAGGCGCTGGACGATCGAGCCGAGGCGATCGTCGAGGCCGTCGCGGACGTTCGCGACGCGCTGGATCTGCCGGCGCGGCTTCGGGACGTCGATGGCTCGGAACCCGACGAATTCCCGGCCGTCGCCGACGCGATTCTGGCCGACTCCTTCATGGCGAACGCGCCGTCTGGACTGGAGCCGACGCGGGCGGAGATCGAAACCGTGCTCGAAGCGGCGTACTGA
- a CDS encoding glutathione S-transferase family protein, which translates to MNMLVDGEWRTDASESNSDDGSFQRQETTFRDRVRDDPDAEFQPEVGRYHLYVSYACPWAHRTLITRALKGLEDAVSVSVVDPYRDEDGWQFTPEKEGCTRDHVHGADYLRELYVRADPDATCRVTVPVLWDTERDTIVNNESKEIMRMLDTEFDSIATNDVDLYPEGYREEVDRIIDEIYEPINNGVYRAGFATEQEPYDKAVDDLFAALDRWDDVLGEQRYLAGDRLTEADIAMFTTLVRFDTVYHTHFMCNVQYVREYENLWPYLRDLYQTPGFSETVRMDHIKEHYYTTHPDVNPNRLVARGPDLDFEAPHGRDELPGEAPLSAASAGADD; encoded by the coding sequence ATGAACATGCTCGTCGACGGCGAGTGGCGCACCGACGCCTCCGAATCGAACAGCGACGACGGGTCCTTCCAGCGCCAGGAGACGACGTTCCGGGATCGGGTCCGCGACGATCCGGACGCCGAGTTCCAGCCGGAGGTCGGCCGGTACCACCTCTACGTCTCCTACGCCTGTCCGTGGGCGCACCGGACCCTGATCACCCGCGCGCTGAAGGGTCTCGAGGACGCCGTCTCCGTCTCGGTCGTCGACCCCTATCGCGACGAGGACGGCTGGCAATTTACGCCCGAGAAGGAGGGCTGCACCCGCGATCACGTCCACGGCGCGGACTACCTGCGCGAACTGTACGTCCGGGCCGACCCCGACGCCACCTGCCGGGTGACGGTCCCTGTCCTCTGGGACACGGAGCGGGACACGATCGTCAACAACGAGTCGAAGGAGATCATGCGGATGCTGGATACCGAATTCGACTCGATCGCGACGAACGACGTCGACCTCTACCCCGAAGGCTACCGAGAAGAGGTCGATCGGATCATCGACGAGATCTACGAGCCGATCAACAACGGCGTCTACCGGGCCGGGTTTGCGACCGAACAGGAGCCCTACGACAAGGCGGTCGACGACCTGTTCGCGGCGCTCGATCGCTGGGACGACGTGCTCGGGGAGCAGCGCTACCTGGCCGGCGATCGGCTCACCGAGGCGGATATCGCGATGTTCACGACGCTGGTCCGATTCGACACCGTCTACCACACTCACTTCATGTGTAACGTCCAGTACGTCCGCGAGTACGAGAACCTCTGGCCGTACCTGCGCGACCTCTACCAGACCCCCGGTTTCAGCGAGACGGTGCGGATGGACCACATCAAGGAACACTACTACACGACCCACCCGGACGTCAACCCGAACCGGCTCGTCGCTCGCGGTCCCGACCTCGACTTCGAGGCGCCCCACGGTCGGGACGAGTTGCCCGGGGAGGCGCCGCTGTCAGCCGCGTCGGCGGGCGCGGACGACTGA
- a CDS encoding DUF7535 family protein: MSDKVSEWAGYTENLEMSVFGYIIAVPIVIILLPLLPILVLFWLVWRAVTSEEEIEPSYQTWREQSGRPPSGS; the protein is encoded by the coding sequence ATGTCAGACAAGGTGTCGGAGTGGGCGGGTTACACGGAAAACCTCGAGATGTCCGTATTCGGGTACATTATCGCGGTCCCCATCGTCATCATACTGCTGCCGTTGCTCCCGATCCTTGTGCTCTTCTGGCTCGTCTGGCGCGCCGTCACCTCCGAAGAGGAGATCGAACCGAGTTACCAGACGTGGCGCGAGCAGTCGGGTCGACCGCCGAGCGGTTCCTAA